A window from Streptomyces sp. NBC_00299 encodes these proteins:
- the sodN gene encoding superoxide dismutase, Ni: MLSRLFAPKVKVSAHCDLPCGVYDPAQARIEAESVKAVQEKMAANDDPHFQARATVIKEQRAELAKHHVSVLWSDYFKPPHFEKYPELHQLVNDALKALSAAKGSTDPATGQKALDYIAQIDKIFWETKKA; the protein is encoded by the coding sequence ATGCTTTCCCGCCTGTTTGCCCCCAAGGTCAAGGTCAGTGCGCACTGCGACCTGCCCTGTGGCGTGTACGACCCGGCCCAGGCCCGCATCGAGGCGGAGTCGGTGAAGGCCGTGCAGGAGAAGATGGCCGCCAACGACGACCCGCACTTCCAGGCGCGCGCCACCGTCATCAAGGAGCAGCGCGCCGAGCTCGCCAAGCACCACGTCTCGGTGCTCTGGAGCGACTACTTCAAGCCGCCGCACTTCGAGAAGTACCCGGAGCTGCACCAGCTGGTCAACGACGCCCTGAAGGCCCTCTCGGCCGCCAAGGGTTCGACCGACCCGGCGACGGGTCAGAAGGCTCTGGACTACATCGCCCAGATCGACAAGATCTTCTGGGAGACGAAGAAGGCCTGA